In the Desulfitibacter alkalitolerans DSM 16504 genome, one interval contains:
- a CDS encoding methanol--corrinoid methyltransferase, giving the protein MAKYNFNGLAYESIDNFVFGHAPKKIEFANGMVIGGGTVYPEVNFTLPPMQVNKNTIQKAFKEYKTMIQDTCQRAVELQVPGLVVEIELVPDMTFNPEWGIEVTKIIKDVMNEYAVKSGLKSLLRMTPVDIREGNDLEHMWYGKQWDTLMHCFRGCAESGADLLSIESVGGKNLHDDAVMYCDMPKNIFSLGVVAAKDMQKLWKNIVEIANQANIVPAGDTACAFSNTSMVLGVRGMIPTVYAAVDRVMTAVRSMVAHEEGAIGPDKDCAYEGPYIKIITGTPISMEGKSSAVAHNTFCGNIAAAVADLWSNESVENKRLLGGNTAAICTEMLAYDCRLMNTATSAGQNIMLRDLFVESDSKLDAHAYIMRPDVVYNIAKEIVKGKSHFERTKIAGLKSVEELKKAEKAGKLILNQREMTYLDMIESQLTSITDNEEKFLDNMLKSNTTTTFDPKKYDLVV; this is encoded by the coding sequence ATGGCAAAGTATAATTTTAATGGTTTAGCATATGAGAGCATTGATAATTTTGTATTTGGGCATGCTCCTAAAAAAATTGAATTTGCAAATGGAATGGTAATAGGTGGAGGGACAGTATATCCGGAAGTGAACTTTACGTTGCCACCCATGCAGGTAAATAAAAACACAATACAAAAAGCATTTAAGGAATATAAGACAATGATCCAAGACACATGTCAAAGGGCCGTAGAATTACAAGTGCCGGGACTGGTTGTGGAAATTGAATTAGTGCCTGATATGACTTTCAATCCTGAATGGGGTATTGAGGTTACAAAAATAATAAAGGATGTTATGAATGAATATGCAGTTAAATCTGGATTAAAAAGCTTGCTGAGAATGACACCCGTTGATATTAGAGAAGGGAATGACCTGGAGCATATGTGGTATGGTAAGCAGTGGGATACATTAATGCATTGTTTCCGGGGCTGTGCCGAATCCGGAGCTGATCTTCTTTCAATTGAATCTGTTGGAGGAAAAAATCTCCATGATGATGCTGTTATGTACTGTGATATGCCTAAAAATATTTTTTCATTAGGAGTTGTTGCAGCAAAAGACATGCAGAAGTTATGGAAAAACATAGTTGAAATAGCTAACCAGGCAAATATCGTTCCTGCTGGTGATACTGCTTGCGCATTCTCCAATACTTCCATGGTCCTTGGTGTAAGGGGTATGATACCTACCGTATATGCTGCGGTGGACAGAGTAATGACTGCTGTTAGGTCAATGGTAGCTCACGAAGAGGGTGCTATTGGTCCCGATAAAGACTGCGCCTATGAAGGCCCATATATAAAGATAATTACCGGTACTCCTATATCCATGGAAGGAAAGTCCTCTGCAGTAGCTCATAATACTTTTTGTGGTAACATTGCAGCTGCAGTTGCTGATTTGTGGAGCAATGAATCAGTTGAAAATAAGAGGCTATTAGGGGGAAATACTGCTGCTATTTGCACAGAAATGTTAGCCTATGATTGTAGGTTAATGAATACAGCTACAAGTGCCGGACAAAATATTATGCTAAGAGATTTATTTGTTGAGTCCGACAGCAAACTGGATGCTCACGCTTATATTATGAGGCCGGACGTGGTATATAATATTGCTAAAGAAATAGTAAAAGGCAAATCTCATTTCGAAAGAACAAAAATTGCGGGGCTTAAATCAGTAGAAGAATTAAAAAAAGCTGAGAAAGCTGGGAAATTAATACTAAATCAACGTGAGATGACCTATTTGGATATGATTGAAAGCCAGCTTACTAGTATTACTGATAATGAAGAAAAGTTTTTAGACAACATGCTAAAGAGTAATACCACGACTACGTTTGACCCTAAAAAATATGATTTGGTTGTTTAA
- a CDS encoding GTP-binding protein, whose amino-acid sequence MKIDFILGFLGAGKTTLIRKFLNEKVFPEKVVIIENEFGEVGIDKSFLSDQPIEIKEITSGCICCSLKRDFETSLKEVVQKFNPDRLIIEPSGVAATDVVKTAENFAEEVGNARVNMRILVIDSEKYEFILSYFGDFFINQLRNAKTIILSRSQKVNSEKVYKVKLSIKSINADVPIITSPWDNIPAKDIVMLAERPVLNLTSQVLDSDFQVKYNNINNKAFENWGIKTPKLYSITELEKKLEKLADKQEFGFIVRGKGIVPISSHKWVQFDYTLGEIDIRESKSVSDIGMVSIIGTNLKKLALMENFLA is encoded by the coding sequence ATGAAAATTGACTTTATATTAGGATTTCTAGGAGCCGGTAAAACTACTCTTATTCGAAAGTTTCTAAATGAAAAAGTATTTCCAGAAAAAGTTGTAATTATAGAAAACGAATTCGGAGAAGTTGGTATAGACAAATCATTTTTAAGCGATCAGCCAATTGAAATAAAGGAGATTACGTCAGGTTGTATTTGTTGTAGTTTAAAAAGAGACTTTGAAACGTCTTTGAAGGAAGTTGTACAAAAATTTAATCCCGATAGGCTGATAATTGAACCTTCCGGTGTAGCTGCAACTGACGTTGTAAAAACCGCAGAGAATTTTGCTGAAGAGGTTGGTAATGCCAGGGTAAACATGAGAATTTTGGTGATAGATAGTGAGAAGTATGAATTTATATTATCATATTTTGGAGATTTTTTCATAAATCAGCTTAGGAATGCAAAGACAATTATATTAAGTAGAAGCCAAAAAGTTAATTCGGAGAAAGTGTATAAAGTTAAGTTGTCTATCAAGTCCATAAATGCTGATGTTCCAATTATAACTTCTCCCTGGGATAATATTCCTGCAAAGGATATAGTGATGTTAGCTGAACGACCTGTATTGAACCTAACCTCTCAAGTTCTTGATAGTGACTTCCAAGTAAAATACAATAACATAAATAATAAAGCTTTTGAAAATTGGGGTATCAAAACACCAAAGCTTTATTCTATAACAGAATTAGAGAAAAAATTGGAGAAATTAGCTGATAAGCAAGAATTTGGCTTTATTGTTAGAGGAAAAGGCATAGTGCCTATTAGTTCACATAAATGGGTACAGTTTGATTATACCCTTGGAGAAATAGATATTCGTGAGTCTAAATCAGTGTCCGACATAGGCATGGTTTCTATAATAGGGACAAACCTTAAAAAGTTGGCTCTCATGGAAAATTTTTTAGCTTGA
- a CDS encoding NAD/NADP-dependent octopine/nopaline dehydrogenase family protein — MSKMEYLKDKPIAVLGAGAVGKAMAADCALGGAKVRICDLEPFAKQTLFGVKERGIKFYGDQLNLYGFERSGMAAFDRVTTDVAEAVEGAGIIIVTTPAIGHKPFFQQLIPALEDGMVIHIYPDNYGSLVLRKMMREAGCTKKVIIGGWSSSTYGSRVDIKGGVVLPSVRAYYRAITLRGAALPSTDQADFLESTKYMPSMDAVTHGDGPVGGDTVMDIGFSNVNPVLHCPGTILGVGVMENFGVIFGEDKYKYSIYSHAYCPSISQVQYSFYQEQCKLAKAMGVGIQEFEKKQFFSRENILGCEYMGMDYEIPFDQQDPIQFGTGPFTMDNRYITEDVPVGCHVYHELGKRFGIRTPVIDSMINLASAILERDFYEEGYTLDYLGLGHMTNEEMLQYLHEGIYTDKK, encoded by the coding sequence ATGAGCAAAATGGAGTATTTAAAAGACAAGCCAATTGCTGTGTTAGGTGCTGGTGCTGTAGGAAAGGCCATGGCTGCTGATTGTGCCCTGGGTGGTGCAAAGGTAAGAATTTGTGATCTAGAGCCTTTCGCTAAACAAACATTATTTGGAGTAAAAGAAAGAGGCATAAAGTTTTATGGCGATCAACTAAATCTTTATGGTTTTGAAAGATCTGGCATGGCTGCATTTGATAGAGTTACAACTGATGTTGCAGAAGCAGTTGAAGGTGCAGGAATTATTATTGTCACTACCCCAGCCATTGGGCATAAACCATTTTTCCAACAGCTTATACCAGCTTTAGAAGATGGAATGGTCATTCATATTTATCCTGACAACTATGGTTCTCTTGTTTTAAGGAAAATGATGCGAGAAGCTGGCTGCACCAAGAAAGTAATTATAGGAGGCTGGTCAAGCTCAACCTATGGCAGCAGGGTAGATATAAAAGGTGGAGTGGTACTGCCAAGTGTTCGCGCTTATTATCGTGCAATTACCCTTAGAGGTGCAGCATTACCATCAACCGATCAGGCAGATTTTCTTGAGAGTACAAAGTACATGCCTTCAATGGACGCAGTAACTCATGGAGATGGTCCAGTTGGTGGGGACACAGTAATGGATATAGGATTTAGCAATGTAAACCCAGTATTACATTGCCCTGGTACTATTTTAGGTGTTGGCGTAATGGAAAACTTTGGTGTGATATTTGGAGAAGACAAATACAAGTACTCAATTTATTCCCATGCATACTGTCCCTCAATCTCCCAGGTACAATATTCCTTTTACCAGGAGCAGTGTAAGCTTGCAAAGGCCATGGGAGTCGGAATTCAGGAATTTGAAAAGAAGCAGTTTTTCTCAAGAGAAAATATACTAGGCTGCGAATACATGGGAATGGATTATGAAATTCCCTTTGACCAGCAGGATCCAATTCAGTTTGGAACAGGCCCATTTACCATGGACAATAGATACATAACAGAAGATGTTCCTGTTGGCTGCCACGTATATCATGAATTGGGTAAGCGCTTTGGAATAAGAACCCCAGTTATCGATTCTATGATAAATTTGGCATCAGCTATTTTGGAGAGAGATTTTTATGAAGAGGGATATACTTTGGATTACCTGGGATTAGGCCATATGACCAATGAAGAAATGTTACAGTATCTTCATGAAGGAATTTACACAGATAAAAAATAA
- a CDS encoding sigma-54 interaction domain-containing protein, whose product MKNKLAEETINLFQENELLKNALHVLDDGIHIVNRKGNTIFYSKGLEKIEQSRGTSVMGKHISESYKLDEDSSILLKVLNTGVPVKNHDTSYVTSHGKTINIITNTYPIYSEGKIIAAVSVNRDITAYRSLAETILKLQRELFSQSYRPRNGTQYTFKDIIGSSSQIKKTVEAAKRCAINLSPVLIQGETGTGKELFAQSIHNYSPRANGPFVAVNCAAIPETLLESILFGTVKGAFTGSEDKKGLFEEADSGTLFLDEINSMSMILQSKLLRVLESKKLRRVGGSRDISVNPRIISAVNVDPMAAISKGELRRDIYYRLSVVNIEVPALKEHPSDIPLLVAHFIENSNKIMGKKIKGVSEDVMNIFKKYSWPGNVRELHHTIEHAMNMADSDETTLELHHLQTHFRQKFIPNSPSYEVSAGEDLKTTLLNIERNIIIEELAKNNKNITQTARNLGMSRQHLQYRLKRLNIDLSE is encoded by the coding sequence ATGAAAAACAAATTAGCTGAGGAGACCATTAACCTATTTCAAGAAAATGAGCTTTTGAAAAACGCCCTTCATGTCCTGGATGATGGTATTCATATAGTAAATAGAAAAGGGAATACCATATTTTATTCAAAGGGATTGGAGAAAATTGAACAGTCCAGGGGTACGAGTGTTATGGGCAAACACATATCTGAATCATATAAACTGGATGAGGACAGCAGCATACTGTTGAAGGTGCTAAATACAGGAGTTCCAGTAAAAAATCATGATACATCCTATGTAACATCCCATGGTAAAACCATTAACATTATTACCAACACTTATCCCATATATTCTGAAGGTAAAATAATTGCAGCAGTTTCTGTAAATAGGGACATTACTGCCTATCGGTCACTAGCTGAGACTATTCTCAAGCTGCAAAGGGAATTGTTTTCCCAATCCTATAGACCGAGAAATGGTACTCAGTATACCTTTAAAGATATTATAGGCTCCAGCAGTCAAATTAAAAAAACTGTTGAAGCTGCAAAAAGATGCGCAATTAACCTGTCTCCTGTGCTAATCCAGGGAGAAACAGGAACCGGCAAGGAGTTATTTGCTCAAAGCATTCATAATTATAGTCCCAGGGCCAATGGTCCATTTGTGGCAGTTAATTGTGCTGCTATTCCAGAAACCCTGCTGGAAAGCATCCTTTTTGGTACAGTCAAGGGAGCCTTTACAGGTTCAGAGGACAAAAAAGGACTCTTTGAAGAAGCCGATTCTGGAACATTATTCTTAGATGAAATAAATTCCATGAGCATGATTTTGCAAAGTAAACTTCTCAGGGTCCTAGAAAGTAAAAAGCTGCGTAGGGTAGGGGGCAGCAGGGATATCTCAGTAAATCCGAGGATAATAAGTGCTGTGAATGTGGATCCCATGGCAGCTATCTCAAAGGGGGAGCTGCGGAGAGATATTTACTATCGGTTGTCCGTTGTCAATATAGAAGTCCCGGCCCTAAAGGAACACCCCAGCGATATTCCACTTCTAGTAGCTCACTTCATTGAAAACTCCAATAAGATAATGGGCAAAAAAATCAAGGGAGTTTCTGAAGATGTAATGAATATTTTTAAAAAATACAGTTGGCCTGGAAATGTGCGTGAGCTCCATCACACCATAGAACATGCCATGAATATGGCTGATAGTGATGAGACTACTTTAGAATTACACCATCTACAAACACATTTTAGACAAAAATTTATTCCCAATAGCCCTTCCTATGAAGTATCTGCTGGTGAAGATTTAAAAACCACCCTTTTAAATATAGAGAGAAACATAATAATCGAAGAATTAGCCAAAAACAATAAAAACATCACACAAACTGCTAGAAATTTAGGCATGTCACGTCAGCATTTGCAATACCGCTTGAAACGTCTAAACATAGATTTAAGCGAATAA
- a CDS encoding trimethylamine methyltransferase family protein: protein MWAKCSTSNMVDNQSVHFNILSKSQLDRLFAAVLEVLERTGAEIHNEEALGLLKKAGCWVDGKRVRFPSRLVEKAISTAPSRVVLSDRNGNRRLFLEGNNTYFGPGPTNPHFIDLETGERRKVLKQDVCNVARLVEDLPNLDFCMSLASISDVTESLADVHEVHAMLQNTTKPFVTWAFNRKNVETIVSLCEEVAGGAEALQRNPFMVLYAEPCTPLKHPEDSLDKMLYMAEKGLPVMYTPGVQGNATAPASLAGVIVVAAADNLAGLVIHQLKNEGAPYIAGGVTTNMDMKTMIHCYGSSPEFCLMHAGYTEFVHYLNLPMFSTAGCSDSKVLDEQVAIEYALSIYSAALSGANLVHDVGFLESGMSASLEGLVMADEIIGYVRTILKGIKVDDETLALDVIDKVGPGGHFLGEDHTFNNYKNFWNPSLISRERYQMWEEKGKTTFGERVNKKAKEMLEKHEPQRLPDVVLNRLHSIVDQAEKFYLK from the coding sequence ATGTGGGCGAAATGCAGTACAAGCAACATGGTAGATAATCAATCTGTACATTTTAATATCCTTTCAAAAAGCCAGCTTGATAGACTTTTTGCAGCTGTTTTAGAAGTGTTAGAAAGAACCGGGGCGGAAATTCATAATGAAGAAGCTTTAGGACTTCTAAAAAAGGCTGGCTGCTGGGTAGATGGTAAAAGAGTTAGATTTCCCTCCAGACTGGTAGAAAAGGCCATTTCTACGGCACCTTCCAGGGTTGTACTCTCAGACCGCAATGGAAATAGAAGACTTTTTTTAGAGGGCAATAATACTTACTTTGGTCCTGGACCAACCAACCCTCACTTTATAGATTTAGAAACTGGTGAGCGCAGGAAAGTATTAAAGCAAGATGTATGTAATGTAGCCAGATTGGTTGAAGATCTTCCTAACCTGGACTTTTGTATGTCATTAGCCAGCATTTCAGACGTTACTGAATCCCTGGCAGATGTTCATGAGGTACATGCCATGCTTCAAAACACTACCAAACCCTTTGTAACATGGGCGTTTAACAGGAAAAATGTAGAGACGATAGTGTCCCTATGTGAGGAAGTGGCTGGAGGTGCAGAGGCTTTACAAAGGAATCCCTTTATGGTTTTATACGCCGAACCCTGTACCCCACTAAAACATCCTGAGGATTCTCTGGATAAAATGCTGTATATGGCTGAAAAGGGTCTGCCTGTAATGTATACTCCGGGAGTTCAGGGCAATGCCACAGCACCTGCATCATTGGCTGGTGTAATAGTAGTTGCAGCTGCAGATAACCTGGCAGGTCTTGTAATTCACCAGCTTAAAAATGAAGGTGCTCCATATATTGCCGGTGGTGTAACAACTAACATGGACATGAAAACAATGATTCATTGCTATGGCTCGTCACCAGAATTCTGCTTGATGCATGCCGGATATACAGAGTTTGTTCATTATCTTAATCTGCCAATGTTCAGCACGGCAGGCTGCAGTGATTCTAAGGTTTTGGATGAACAGGTAGCCATAGAATATGCCCTTTCCATTTATAGTGCAGCTTTAAGCGGCGCAAATCTGGTGCATGATGTGGGCTTCTTGGAATCAGGAATGTCAGCTTCTCTAGAAGGCCTTGTAATGGCAGATGAGATTATAGGGTATGTAAGGACTATTTTAAAAGGCATAAAAGTTGATGATGAAACCCTGGCATTAGATGTTATTGATAAGGTAGGCCCAGGGGGGCACTTTCTAGGTGAGGATCATACCTTTAATAATTACAAAAATTTCTGGAACCCATCTTTGATAAGCCGTGAACGGTATCAGATGTGGGAAGAAAAAGGAAAAACCACCTTTGGCGAAAGGGTCAACAAAAAAGCAAAGGAGATGTTGGAAAAGCATGAGCCGCAGCGTCTTCCTGATGTTGTGTTAAATAGATTGCATAGCATAGTAGATCAAGCAGAAAAATTTTACCTGAAATAA